The following proteins are encoded in a genomic region of Spirosoma sp. SC4-14:
- a CDS encoding DUF4835 family protein: MKQLMLLICLLAVQLTTQAQELNCQVTINSDQLFAQQKTDFSYVNQLKGIITEFMNNRRWSNDQFAVSERINCSMNINLIKSLTQGAFEATAQIVVTRPVYGTTYETTTFSYVDRAFNFVYLPSTPVYFRDNQFSDDLTSMLAFYANVILAVDYDTFSKRGGNPFIQKAYTIVNLAQQGSPNGAWQNSGDRRNRYWLIENLQNQQLLPFRDGVYSYHRQGLDMFAANPVEVRKQVLALLTTIRTIGLQLPNSVLISSFFDAKSQELLNILYEGTANERKQAFELLSFLDPGKTEAYRKLVATGQ, from the coding sequence ATGAAACAACTAATGCTATTGATCTGCCTGCTTGCTGTTCAATTGACAACACAGGCTCAGGAACTGAACTGTCAGGTAACGATCAACTCCGATCAGTTATTTGCACAGCAGAAAACTGACTTTTCCTATGTGAACCAGTTAAAAGGTATCATTACGGAGTTCATGAATAACCGACGCTGGAGTAATGACCAGTTTGCGGTTTCTGAACGTATCAACTGCTCAATGAATATTAACCTGATCAAATCATTGACGCAGGGCGCTTTTGAAGCTACAGCCCAAATCGTTGTTACCCGGCCAGTCTATGGCACAACTTACGAAACCACAACATTCAGTTATGTCGATCGGGCCTTCAATTTTGTTTATTTACCCTCAACGCCCGTTTATTTTCGCGATAATCAGTTTTCCGACGATTTAACGTCGATGCTGGCTTTTTATGCCAATGTAATTCTGGCCGTCGATTACGACACGTTCAGTAAACGCGGAGGAAATCCATTCATTCAGAAAGCCTATACCATTGTGAACCTGGCCCAGCAGGGGTCTCCCAATGGGGCCTGGCAAAATTCGGGCGACCGGCGGAATCGCTATTGGCTGATCGAGAATTTGCAAAATCAGCAGCTCCTTCCTTTCCGCGATGGTGTATATTCGTATCATCGCCAGGGGCTCGATATGTTTGCCGCCAATCCGGTAGAGGTTCGCAAACAGGTACTTGCCCTGCTAACCACCATCCGTACCATTGGTCTTCAACTACCCAATTCGGTTCTGATCAGTTCCTTTTTTGATGCTAAATCGCAGGAGTTACTCAATATTCTCTACGAAGGCACTGCCAATGAGCGCAAACAGGCTTTTGAGCTATTATCTTTTTTAGATCCGGGCAAAACAGAAGCCTATCGAAAGTTGGTAGCTACGGGTCAGTGA
- the coaBC gene encoding bifunctional phosphopantothenoylcysteine decarboxylase/phosphopantothenate--cysteine ligase CoaBC, with amino-acid sequence MKGKRILLGVTGSISAYKAALLVRLLVKAEAEVQVVMTEAAQMFITPLTLSTLSKRPVLSTFVNDNSGNWNNHVELGLWADALVIAPASAHTLARCAYGLCDDLLSAVYLSAKCPVFIAPAMDLDMYRHPTTVENLHRLESFGNHIIQAEHGELASGLVGEGRLAEPEHIMQVLEGFFEAGNSRELQGVGIVNSSPGSLQFPAAPRNSPAPLQNKRVLITAGPTQEAIDPVRYISNHSTGKMGYAIARVFAEAGAQVSLVSGPTALPLPHPAIRRVEVRSAKEMYEASEAIFNEADIIVLSAAVADYTPLHVAEHKIKKKESTFSIELTKTTDIAATLGSQKHPDQLMMGFALETNDELANALKKLHSKNLDWIVLNSLRDPGAGFGHDTNKITVIDKDEQTYEFALKTKDEVAQDLVSLVARKLSV; translated from the coding sequence TTGAAAGGAAAACGAATTTTATTGGGAGTGACGGGCAGTATTTCGGCCTATAAAGCCGCTTTGCTGGTTCGGTTGCTGGTTAAGGCCGAAGCTGAGGTTCAGGTTGTTATGACCGAAGCAGCCCAGATGTTTATTACACCGCTGACACTGTCTACTCTCTCAAAGCGGCCGGTTTTATCGACCTTTGTAAACGACAACAGCGGCAACTGGAATAACCACGTCGAACTTGGACTTTGGGCCGACGCGCTTGTCATTGCCCCGGCATCGGCTCATACACTGGCTCGCTGCGCCTACGGACTCTGCGATGACCTACTGTCGGCAGTGTATCTATCGGCAAAATGTCCGGTATTTATTGCGCCAGCGATGGACCTGGATATGTACCGCCATCCGACCACGGTTGAGAACCTGCATCGACTCGAATCCTTTGGCAATCACATTATCCAGGCCGAACATGGTGAACTGGCCAGTGGTCTGGTTGGCGAAGGTCGCCTGGCCGAACCCGAACACATCATGCAGGTGCTGGAAGGCTTTTTTGAGGCTGGGAATAGTAGGGAGTTGCAGGGAGTCGGCATAGTAAATTCTTCTCCAGGCTCCCTGCAATTCCCCGCAGCTCCCCGCAACTCCCCCGCTCCTCTACAAAACAAACGCGTACTAATTACAGCCGGACCAACGCAGGAAGCTATTGACCCGGTTCGTTATATTAGTAACCATTCAACGGGTAAAATGGGTTATGCGATAGCCCGGGTTTTTGCAGAAGCCGGTGCTCAGGTTTCGCTGGTGAGCGGGCCAACGGCTTTGCCGTTACCGCACCCAGCCATTCGGCGGGTTGAGGTACGGTCGGCGAAAGAGATGTATGAAGCCTCGGAGGCTATTTTCAACGAAGCAGATATAATCGTATTAAGTGCGGCTGTAGCCGATTATACACCGCTGCATGTAGCCGAACATAAAATCAAGAAAAAAGAGAGCACATTTTCTATCGAACTCACCAAAACAACCGATATTGCAGCCACGCTTGGGAGTCAGAAACACCCCGATCAATTGATGATGGGGTTTGCACTGGAAACCAACGACGAACTGGCCAATGCGTTGAAAAAGCTGCACTCCAAAAATCTGGACTGGATTGTACTCAACTCATTACGCGATCCGGGAGCCGGTTTTGGGCACGATACCAACAAAATAACCGTTATTGACAAAGACGAACAAACCTACGAATTTGCGCTAAAAACGAAAGACGAAGTGGCGCAGGATCTGGTTAGTCTGGTTGCCCGGAAGTTATCAGTATGA
- a CDS encoding phytanoyl-CoA dioxygenase family protein: MNHRDELLGNGFSIIDNIFSADEVHTILTTINNADSNKGTFRKTTDLFAIRQFLKEVPETFDLIFTDKLKSVIRQVMGNNYFVVKSIYFDKPETSNWYVSYHQDLTISVDKKHKLDNFGPWTTKQNQVAVQPPTDLLENITTIRIHLDDTDENNGALKVVPASHLKQIYRPETINWDIETEITCAVKQGGLMLMKPLTLHSSSRTTNRKKRRVIHIEFSNKELPIELKWAERINLN; the protein is encoded by the coding sequence ATGAACCACAGAGACGAACTTTTGGGCAATGGCTTTTCAATTATTGACAACATCTTCTCGGCAGACGAAGTGCATACCATTTTGACTACGATCAACAATGCTGATTCAAACAAAGGTACTTTCAGAAAAACTACAGACTTATTTGCAATCCGACAGTTTTTAAAAGAAGTTCCAGAAACTTTTGACCTCATATTTACAGACAAACTGAAATCAGTTATTCGACAAGTTATGGGGAATAACTATTTTGTGGTTAAGAGCATTTATTTTGACAAACCCGAAACATCAAATTGGTACGTTTCATATCATCAAGACTTAACAATTTCAGTAGACAAAAAACATAAACTTGATAACTTCGGACCTTGGACAACAAAACAAAATCAGGTTGCCGTTCAACCCCCAACAGACTTATTAGAGAACATAACAACAATTAGAATTCATTTAGACGACACCGACGAAAATAACGGAGCTTTAAAAGTTGTACCGGCTTCCCACTTGAAACAAATATACAGACCTGAAACAATTAATTGGGACATAGAAACTGAAATAACTTGCGCAGTTAAGCAAGGTGGACTTATGCTTATGAAGCCACTCACGTTGCACAGTTCAAGCAGGACGACAAACAGAAAAAAAAGACGAGTTATTCATATAGAATTTTCAAACAAAGAATTACCGATAGAATTAAAATGGGCAGAACGAATAAACTTGAACTAG
- a CDS encoding DNA-directed RNA polymerase subunit omega yields MATNQSLITRDNDKIAAQTGNLYESVSIISKRARQIATKNKEELSNKLSEFVSAVDNLEEVFENREQIEISKFYERMPKPTSIATDEFLEGKVFWRNNEDDAQQ; encoded by the coding sequence ATGGCAACGAATCAATCTCTTATTACCCGCGATAATGACAAGATAGCGGCTCAGACAGGTAATCTGTATGAATCAGTATCAATCATATCGAAGCGCGCCCGTCAGATTGCGACGAAAAACAAAGAAGAATTAAGCAATAAGTTATCAGAATTTGTATCTGCAGTTGACAACCTCGAAGAGGTGTTCGAAAACCGCGAGCAAATCGAAATTTCCAAATTTTACGAACGGATGCCCAAACCAACGTCGATTGCTACCGACGAGTTTCTGGAAGGGAAAGTATTCTGGCGCAATAACGAAGATGACGCTCAGCAATAA
- the bamD gene encoding outer membrane protein assembly factor BamD, whose product MQQRHISKGLLGVLVVLIMGSCSPFAKLQKNGTDDEKYKAAVEYYKKEDWYRAGLLFEELIPVLKGSTESEMAQFYHAYTQYHQQQYLLSATLFKKFYETFARSEYAQEAMYMYAYSLYKDTPQYNLDQSNTLTATSALQDFVNTYPDSKYRDECTKIILELRGKLERKAYEKAKLYYKTSGFNIASYKSSVISINNFQKDFPDSEYNEELAFMKVDAEYSLANNSLETKQKERYQEAINYYQAFIDKFPNSKYLKQAERMYESSQKEIERLEKLEQEREKLRNPNANRPAKVTAAN is encoded by the coding sequence ATGCAACAACGTCACATCAGTAAAGGTCTGCTGGGAGTTCTGGTCGTGCTAATTATGGGTTCGTGCAGTCCGTTTGCCAAACTGCAAAAGAACGGTACTGACGACGAAAAGTATAAAGCAGCCGTCGAGTATTATAAAAAAGAGGACTGGTATCGAGCTGGTTTGCTCTTTGAAGAATTGATTCCGGTGCTGAAAGGAAGCACAGAGTCAGAAATGGCGCAGTTTTATCACGCCTATACGCAGTACCATCAGCAGCAATACTTGCTCAGCGCCACTCTTTTCAAGAAGTTTTACGAGACATTTGCCCGTAGTGAATATGCGCAGGAAGCAATGTATATGTATGCCTACTCGCTGTATAAAGATACTCCGCAATACAACCTCGATCAATCGAATACCCTAACCGCCACCTCGGCTTTGCAGGACTTTGTCAACACCTATCCTGACAGTAAATACCGCGACGAGTGTACTAAAATCATTCTGGAACTGCGGGGCAAACTGGAGCGGAAGGCCTACGAAAAAGCTAAACTATACTATAAGACCAGCGGTTTTAATATTGCTTCCTATAAATCATCGGTTATTTCGATCAATAACTTTCAGAAAGATTTCCCAGACTCCGAGTATAACGAAGAGCTGGCTTTTATGAAAGTAGATGCAGAATATAGCCTGGCTAACAATAGTCTGGAAACCAAACAGAAGGAACGGTATCAGGAAGCAATTAATTATTATCAGGCGTTCATCGACAAATTTCCCAATAGCAAATATCTGAAACAGGCTGAACGGATGTACGAATCCAGCCAGAAAGAAATTGAACGGTTGGAGAAACTGGAGCAGGAACGCGAAAAGCTTAGAAACCCAAACGCAAACCGCCCGGCGAAAGTAACGGCAGCAAATTAA
- a CDS encoding T9SS type A sorting domain-containing protein produces the protein MKQIILLGFLTAILTATTPLLAQTALRDSDPHKGSRLELGRASGGRKTAAPTLSTKRFSLAPSTTANSLDRATTIRKNAPINEYYRSLLVARPTAKSTGRSVSTENTSVSVSEARSGAEPEIRADERMYSNDRITVSNIYPNPASESAQVDYQITGTVGEAKLILLNVLGSPIAEYELGANDHKVHLATRELASGYYFYQLSLDGRKVATKKLLVRHQ, from the coding sequence ATGAAGCAAATTATACTTTTGGGTTTTCTGACCGCCATTCTGACGGCCACCACTCCGCTCCTGGCTCAAACAGCCCTGCGCGATTCCGACCCCCACAAGGGGAGTCGGTTGGAGTTGGGAAGGGCCTCGGGAGGACGGAAGACAGCCGCTCCTACCCTTTCTACCAAACGCTTTTCGCTGGCACCGTCTACAACGGCAAACAGTCTGGATCGGGCAACAACCATTCGGAAAAATGCACCAATCAACGAGTACTACCGATCGTTGCTGGTTGCTCGTCCGACAGCGAAATCAACAGGTCGTAGTGTTTCAACCGAGAATACATCCGTTTCGGTAAGCGAAGCCCGCTCGGGCGCCGAACCAGAAATTCGGGCCGATGAGCGGATGTATAGTAATGACCGCATTACGGTCTCCAACATATATCCTAATCCTGCCAGCGAATCAGCACAAGTCGATTATCAGATAACAGGCACTGTTGGTGAAGCCAAACTGATTTTACTGAATGTGCTGGGTTCTCCCATTGCCGAATATGAACTGGGGGCTAACGACCACAAAGTTCATTTGGCAACCCGCGAGCTGGCGAGTGGTTATTATTTCTATCAGTTATCATTGGATGGCCGGAAAGTAGCAACCAAAAAGTTGCTGGTTCGCCATCAGTAA
- a CDS encoding OstA-like protein, translated as MFRLLTHVLVVFILIGSLFLSSDALAQAGGTLPADKVELLHADSLVGINQPGQIIRKIYNNVRFRQKGVLMYCNLAIQNVTTNIIEAYGNVRLIQGDTISVRGDTMFYYGNTRQADIRSHVVMRDRKMTLTTSQLEYDMVTGIAHYPKPGRIVDKENVLTSREGYYDTRTKLFTFRQNVRLVNPKGTLTADSLLYNSLTRIATFQGPTRIVNKDGVLTAVEGQYNTTTGISNFQRRATVETPKYRLTGDSLYYDNITELGIAKGNVVMVAKDRKAIITGDHVRYNGKLGISRVTGHPVAKSLANETTQDTLFLRADTLFSFDDTINNTRRLLAQKNVFVFKSDLQSKCDSLIYNTADSTIYFYKKPIVWSQNKYQMEADSIRALMKNNRINTMYLQSKSFVISLDTLMNFNQVKGRTITAYFATKITPVSSASASSTAGNLTASATNAPPRSVPAKGATPASATVVQQEQTVLDRVVVEGNGQSIYYAVDEKNKMIGLNHVECSRMNIEFTDSKVGRIRFYGQPDAQLIPPKEITSDDKELDGFYWREAEKPTKGQVLWQETPPVVKPGTKKPLKIRSSTKPLAKKRVPKGIK; from the coding sequence ATGTTTCGACTGCTTACCCACGTTTTAGTTGTATTTATCCTGATCGGCTCACTGTTTCTGTCTTCAGATGCGTTGGCACAGGCTGGTGGAACACTGCCTGCCGACAAAGTTGAATTACTTCATGCCGACAGTTTAGTGGGAATCAATCAACCCGGCCAGATTATCCGTAAAATTTACAATAATGTACGCTTTCGCCAAAAAGGTGTACTGATGTATTGTAATCTGGCTATACAGAATGTAACGACAAACATAATCGAAGCGTATGGCAATGTCCGGCTCATTCAGGGCGATACCATCAGTGTACGGGGTGATACCATGTTCTACTATGGCAACACACGGCAGGCCGACATTCGTAGCCATGTGGTGATGCGTGATCGCAAAATGACGCTGACCACCAGCCAGCTTGAATACGATATGGTTACGGGAATTGCTCACTACCCCAAACCTGGCCGTATTGTCGATAAAGAAAATGTATTGACCAGCCGCGAAGGCTACTACGACACCCGCACCAAACTGTTCACCTTTCGCCAGAACGTTCGATTAGTTAACCCCAAAGGTACGCTTACGGCCGATTCGCTGCTCTATAATTCGCTGACGCGTATTGCCACCTTTCAGGGACCAACGCGCATTGTGAACAAAGATGGCGTTCTGACGGCTGTAGAAGGGCAGTATAATACAACTACAGGTATTTCAAACTTCCAGCGTCGGGCAACGGTTGAAACGCCCAAATACCGACTTACGGGCGATTCGTTATATTATGACAACATCACGGAGTTAGGAATTGCCAAGGGCAATGTGGTGATGGTAGCCAAAGACCGGAAAGCAATCATCACCGGCGACCATGTGCGGTATAACGGCAAACTTGGTATTTCGAGGGTTACGGGGCATCCGGTCGCCAAAAGTCTGGCTAACGAAACTACCCAAGACACGCTCTTTCTTCGGGCCGACACGCTGTTTTCATTCGACGACACCATCAATAACACCCGTCGGTTACTGGCTCAAAAAAATGTTTTTGTCTTTAAATCAGACTTGCAGAGCAAATGCGACTCACTGATTTATAACACAGCCGATTCAACCATTTACTTCTATAAAAAACCAATTGTCTGGAGCCAGAACAAGTACCAGATGGAAGCCGATTCGATACGAGCCTTAATGAAGAACAATCGGATCAATACCATGTATCTACAGAGCAAATCATTCGTGATCTCGCTCGATACACTCATGAACTTCAACCAGGTGAAAGGCCGAACCATTACCGCCTATTTTGCTACCAAAATTACACCAGTCAGTTCAGCCTCAGCCAGTTCGACAGCAGGAAATCTTACAGCCTCTGCAACGAATGCTCCCCCACGAAGCGTACCGGCAAAAGGAGCCACTCCGGCATCAGCTACGGTTGTTCAACAGGAGCAAACTGTATTAGATCGGGTGGTTGTGGAAGGAAACGGACAAAGCATTTACTATGCTGTCGATGAAAAGAATAAGATGATTGGTCTCAACCATGTTGAGTGTAGCCGAATGAACATCGAGTTTACCGACAGCAAGGTGGGCCGGATTCGGTTCTATGGTCAGCCCGACGCTCAGTTGATTCCGCCAAAAGAAATAACCAGCGACGATAAAGAGCTCGATGGTTTCTACTGGCGTGAGGCAGAAAAGCCCACGAAGGGACAGGTTTTGTGGCAGGAAACACCGCCCGTAGTGAAGCCGGGGACTAAAAAACCATTAAAAATCAGGAGCTCAACTAAACCTTTAGCTAAAAAACGCGTTCCAAAAGGTATAAAATAA
- the tilS gene encoding tRNA lysidine(34) synthetase TilS: MGKQSKHNDKTTASGRNPTLEQAFLAFINDNRLCGPADRVLLAVSGGIDSMVMADLFYQTGLPFAIAHVNFGLRGAESDADADFVQNKAEQYEVPFHLTRFDTNAVAHERNISIQMAARDLRYAWFAQLVDANGYASLATAHHKNDVLETLLFNLTRGTGLAGLHGIAPRQEKSVAGVMIRPLLFATRDDLANYARERGIAYREDRSNSDDKYARNRIRHHVVPILIGLNPGLWEGLPRTIERLRAAESLMKRQVEQCWNEVAEQQTDRVLFSADKLLQQPEPAFLLAEWLKPFGFGTDQVKQMIESLARPVGQVFETATHRITHDRLNGKTGLMLEQLRTRPTTEIFVTDWPTSSIAIADLAELTVLQLNKPPDFRPPAHAAIACLDASLLIFPLVIRPWQRGDRFWPLGLNGRKLVSDLLNDLKLTYTERQQVMVLASGGEIVWVIGHRINHRFRITENTTQVAQFIWDSK, from the coding sequence GTGGGTAAGCAGTCGAAACATAATGACAAAACTACGGCTTCGGGCCGGAACCCTACGCTGGAGCAGGCGTTTTTAGCATTTATTAACGACAATCGATTATGCGGTCCTGCCGATCGCGTGTTGCTGGCTGTGAGTGGAGGCATTGACTCGATGGTTATGGCTGATCTGTTTTATCAGACGGGATTGCCTTTCGCCATCGCCCACGTCAACTTCGGACTTCGCGGTGCAGAGTCGGACGCCGATGCCGATTTTGTACAAAACAAGGCCGAACAGTATGAGGTTCCGTTTCATCTGACTCGTTTCGATACCAATGCCGTCGCTCATGAACGGAATATTTCGATTCAGATGGCCGCCCGTGATCTGCGGTATGCCTGGTTTGCCCAACTTGTCGATGCCAATGGCTATGCCAGCCTGGCTACGGCACATCATAAGAATGATGTGCTGGAAACCCTGCTTTTTAACTTAACGCGTGGTACTGGGCTTGCGGGCCTTCATGGCATCGCTCCGCGGCAGGAAAAATCGGTGGCGGGCGTTATGATTCGTCCCTTGTTGTTTGCAACACGCGATGACTTAGCCAACTATGCCCGTGAACGAGGAATTGCTTATCGGGAAGATCGTTCCAATAGTGATGATAAATACGCTCGCAACCGGATTCGGCATCACGTCGTACCCATATTAATCGGATTGAATCCGGGGTTGTGGGAAGGCCTGCCTCGAACTATCGAACGATTACGGGCGGCCGAATCGCTCATGAAGCGACAAGTAGAACAGTGCTGGAACGAAGTGGCAGAGCAACAAACGGATCGGGTACTGTTTTCTGCCGATAAGCTGTTGCAGCAACCCGAACCCGCCTTTCTGCTTGCCGAATGGTTGAAACCGTTTGGATTTGGAACCGATCAGGTAAAACAAATGATCGAATCGCTTGCCAGACCCGTTGGGCAAGTGTTTGAGACGGCTACCCATCGGATAACACACGACCGGTTGAACGGGAAAACAGGATTAATGCTGGAACAACTCAGAACCAGACCCACTACCGAAATTTTTGTTACCGACTGGCCAACGTCTTCAATAGCCATAGCCGATCTGGCCGAATTAACGGTGCTGCAGCTAAACAAACCGCCCGATTTTCGCCCACCAGCCCACGCAGCCATTGCCTGCCTTGATGCCAGTCTCCTGATTTTTCCGCTTGTCATCCGCCCCTGGCAGCGTGGTGATCGCTTTTGGCCCCTAGGGCTAAATGGTCGAAAGCTGGTGAGCGATTTGCTGAATGATCTGAAATTAACGTATACAGAACGGCAGCAGGTTATGGTTTTAGCATCGGGCGGAGAAATTGTGTGGGTAATCGGGCATCGGATAAATCATCGGTTTCGAATCACCGAGAACACAACGCAGGTGGCACAATTTATTTGGGACAGCAAGTGA
- a CDS encoding carboxypeptidase regulatory-like domain-containing protein, with protein MNRIVRVLLIAGMAFGSLTVQAQSARLRAANKQFDNLSYVSAVRAYEEFLRTDKKKDPAETREALIKLGYSYRKLQDTRNAERVYADLVKQYTDLDSEVYLYYAQSLAANGKYRESQKMYSQYGEKQAQDLRGRRFTVSYMDLSRFYQDSSSYRLYDLPINSRQADFSPMYYKGGLVFVSARDESGAVKRVFNWNQTPFLDMYYHPDTNQLRVPGLEFKRAGAAAVGGGAQAKEAQVDESAEPSQPLTKAEIFSRTLNTKYHEGPMTFTRDQNTIVFTRNNTSKGKAGKSSDGVRKLKLYSSVNKGGKWVDIKELPFNSNEYSVGHPAFAPDDSKMYFVSDMPGGFGGTDLYVVEYNNGEWGTPVNLGKEINTEGNEMFPYADGNGNLYFSSDGHEGLGGLDVFYAELKDGVAYKGVQNVGAPVNSEKDDFGFITDKYRTTGYFSSNRKKGISDDDIYAFRRTCKQLNILVYDAKTGSPLESADVRILRNGVNQDLRVTNVDGRAEMCVDANTEYEFRAVKEGFALNSVRFSTLTQSPKPVLSVSIYLERTENTLVRGVVKTEVNQQPASGVKVTLRNEKDKSEQTVTTGPDGGYEFNMKPGAPYTLTAQKDRYATKKTQYAKSKKKAKVVTDSLGLYGVGDVFQLKNIYYDLNKFFIRADAAKELDHVLAILKEYPQMQIELRSHTDARATDAYNLRLSENRARAALDYLVSRGIDAKRLVARGYGESEIINGCVDGVTCSEDEHQQNRRTEFKILSVQ; from the coding sequence ATGAACCGGATTGTACGGGTTTTGCTCATCGCGGGGATGGCTTTTGGAAGCCTCACCGTTCAGGCGCAAAGTGCGCGGTTACGAGCGGCTAACAAACAGTTTGATAACCTTAGCTACGTCAGCGCTGTGCGAGCGTATGAAGAATTTTTGCGCACGGACAAAAAGAAGGACCCTGCCGAAACGCGGGAAGCATTAATTAAACTTGGTTATAGCTATCGAAAATTACAGGATACGCGGAATGCCGAGCGTGTTTATGCCGATCTAGTGAAGCAGTATACTGATCTCGACAGTGAGGTTTACCTCTATTACGCACAGTCGCTGGCTGCCAACGGTAAATACCGCGAATCGCAGAAAATGTATAGCCAGTATGGCGAAAAACAGGCTCAGGATTTGCGTGGTCGGCGTTTTACGGTCTCTTATATGGATTTGAGCCGATTCTATCAGGACTCATCCTCCTATCGGCTGTATGATCTTCCTATTAATTCGCGCCAGGCCGACTTCAGCCCCATGTACTACAAAGGTGGACTGGTTTTTGTATCGGCGCGTGATGAATCGGGGGCAGTAAAACGGGTGTTTAACTGGAATCAGACTCCTTTTCTGGATATGTATTATCACCCCGATACCAACCAGTTACGGGTGCCCGGTCTGGAGTTTAAACGGGCTGGTGCTGCCGCTGTTGGGGGAGGGGCACAGGCGAAAGAAGCTCAGGTCGACGAATCGGCGGAGCCATCGCAGCCATTGACCAAAGCCGAAATTTTCAGTCGCACGCTGAATACCAAATATCATGAAGGGCCAATGACGTTTACGCGTGATCAGAATACAATCGTTTTCACCCGGAACAATACCAGTAAAGGAAAGGCCGGTAAAAGCTCAGATGGTGTCAGAAAATTAAAATTGTATTCTTCCGTGAATAAAGGCGGCAAATGGGTCGACATCAAAGAACTGCCGTTCAATAGTAACGAATACTCGGTTGGGCACCCCGCCTTTGCCCCCGACGATTCTAAAATGTACTTCGTATCCGATATGCCAGGAGGCTTTGGCGGAACCGATTTGTATGTAGTCGAATATAACAATGGCGAATGGGGCACCCCCGTAAATCTGGGAAAAGAAATCAATACCGAAGGCAACGAAATGTTTCCTTATGCCGACGGAAACGGTAATTTGTATTTTTCGTCGGATGGGCATGAAGGACTTGGCGGGCTGGATGTTTTCTATGCCGAACTGAAAGATGGAGTAGCTTATAAAGGTGTTCAAAATGTAGGGGCCCCCGTAAACTCCGAGAAAGATGATTTTGGCTTTATTACCGATAAATATCGTACCACTGGTTATTTCAGCAGTAACCGTAAGAAAGGTATTAGTGATGATGATATTTACGCATTCCGCCGGACTTGTAAGCAACTGAATATCTTAGTTTACGATGCTAAAACCGGCTCTCCACTCGAAAGCGCCGATGTACGCATCTTGCGCAATGGCGTCAATCAGGACCTGCGGGTTACAAATGTCGATGGACGGGCAGAAATGTGTGTAGATGCCAACACAGAGTATGAATTCCGGGCCGTTAAAGAAGGGTTTGCACTGAACAGCGTCCGATTTTCTACATTAACTCAGTCGCCCAAACCGGTGCTGAGCGTATCAATTTATCTCGAACGAACCGAAAACACATTGGTTCGGGGAGTCGTAAAAACAGAAGTAAACCAGCAGCCTGCATCGGGTGTGAAAGTGACCCTGCGGAATGAGAAAGATAAATCAGAACAAACCGTAACGACTGGTCCCGATGGTGGCTATGAATTTAACATGAAGCCAGGAGCGCCCTACACGCTCACAGCACAGAAGGATCGGTATGCGACCAAGAAGACCCAGTATGCAAAATCGAAAAAGAAAGCCAAGGTCGTAACGGATTCGCTCGGGCTGTATGGCGTTGGTGATGTATTCCAGTTGAAAAACATCTACTACGATCTGAATAAGTTTTTTATCCGGGCCGACGCTGCCAAAGAACTCGACCACGTGCTGGCAATCCTGAAAGAATATCCGCAGATGCAGATCGAATTACGATCGCATACCGATGCGCGGGCTACCGATGCCTATAACCTTCGGTTGTCGGAAAACCGGGCTCGCGCTGCTCTCGACTATCTGGTGTCGCGCGGAATCGATGCCAAACGATTGGTGGCCCGTGGATATGGTGAGAGTGAAATTATCAATGGCTGTGTCGATGGGGTGACCTGTTCAGAAGATGAACATCAGCAGAACCGTCGAACAGAATTTAAAATATTATCAGTGCAGTAG